The sequence below is a genomic window from Ipomoea triloba cultivar NCNSP0323 chromosome 10, ASM357664v1.
acctataaaaacaaaaaatagtacTCCCTCTGTCACATTTTGtctgtcttatttactattcattggtcaaacaaactctttcttcattgcttattttctttagtaattttttattatttttagatttaattgtttgtgtttaatagtatttttaatgtagtttctaaatatataaattttactacgtatatattaatgctaaacttaatattatgaaaaattggattaaaaataacttcaatcaagtctcgttaaatgaaccagacaaccaaaatgggacagaggtagtattatatatatatatatatatatatatatatatatatatatatattacttctcttatttatataaataaataaatttaaatataataaccatagtataaaatatatttaactaTATTTATATGTGCACAATGACCATAGTATAAAATGAGGGTATGCATAGAGTAAACCTCGTATTGTTACCCTAGCGGACAAAAGAAGTAAAGTAGCAAAAATTGTACATAAGGCTATAACTGGCATGTTGAAACCAAAGATAGCTCTAGTCCATTTTGTTAGGCAATACCTCCTTATCCTTAGTAGTTTGTGTATACCATTTTTTGTAAAAGTTTTAAATATTACACATTTatgaaaaaacaaatttaaaagaaattgaCATATTTTAGTTATcacgaaaaataaaattattttattctcaataataaaataattaagaaaagtaCTCTTCGTTTTTATATTACACGTGATATTGGCGTGGCTCAATCATATCACAGAATTGAATAATGTATAAACAACATTGCAATTTGATTGAACCGCACCAACATCTCGAGTTTGTAAAATGTAACGTACAAAAATACTTGCCTGGTGAATGGTGATGTTTTTGTCATTTTGATGCTCATTTCTGTTATGATAGTCACTATCATCTACAAGTGGTGTTTTGAATTGTGTTGTAAAAAATACTAGTCCGTACACATATTAACCCACTATTTATATATGCATCTACTTTGGTTTTCTTGTGTAAAAGAGCCAGTTCATTTCCAGCCCCTCATAGTTGTTCCCAAAGCCCAATGCCCAATGAGAgcatatatattatcattttcaCAAGTATCTCGATTTGGTCGGACTAATTTGTAGACCCGGCCTATGAATTTACCTCCAAAGTtcatgaaaaggaaaatgagtTTGTGTTTCAAAATCTAATACCAAACTATACACTTTCGCGCACAAAGAGTTTAACATAACCCTAATCCAACTCTGAGAGCCAATTCCCAAATGATCTGTAGTAGGATTCAAACTCCCACATTAACGTTCCAAAGCatgttttaaatttaactgCTCAACTTCTTGTATATCTCATCTTAATTTTTGACTTCTAAATTTGTGattttacagggcgtttggttggagggaattacaattcatttcccacataattccgaaggcaactaaattccttcgtttggttggagggaattacaattcaacggaattgcaattctttcattttcatggaattagaatcccatggcccccttgggattctaattccgtggattttaggaagaaaaaaaaaatcctgagacaaaattacccctcccttattttaacctaaaattgatgcatGACTTTCCCTTCAAAATTgtagcgtgtattatttttcgACTTTCCTTTGTGTAtgctcctttaaatatttatatgcagcaactattcaaaatttgcattctttatatgcattgtttatatacaacaattttcgtgtatgttcctttgaattttttatatgcataactcttcaaaattcctgactacccaaatcaaatgcttgtgtttttttagttcaagagatacAGTAGATGTgtgcttttgaatttaatatgtttatatttttggggtttgaatatgcaaatgggtccaatagatacttgtcatttaagatttttaaattcctagtaattttattcctgcaaaccaaacattgaaatttaaaCTCCAACTTTATTCCTGCATTATTCTTTTCcaatagaattacaattctttttccacataattccttccctccaaccaaacgccacgTTAGTGTATGATTTGcattctttagtaattttttgttCATTCGACATCTTTTTTCAATAATAAGCCGTTGAAATCAAAATACTTCAACTATTTTTGAAGGACAAAAttattaatccaaacttaaataTTCTTTAATTGAATCCAAATTCCCATTTCAACTTTTTCTTCCCTTGCAAATGTACTTTAATCAGATCTATGGTCCAAGAAGAGATTTGTCTTAGAATTTTGAAAAAAGTGAAAAGTTATTGAGAAATTATGAATTGGAGTTTGGACGCATTAAAGAATGTTTGAGAAGTTTAGATTATTGTTAATTTTGCTCCTTAAAACAGTCAAAATAGTTGACTCCAGTAACTTAGtttgttaccaaaaaaaaaaaaagtactagaAGGACCAAATTTGCTAAAAGAATGCAagttgtaacttttttttttttttttttttgaaggaatgCAAGTTGTAACTTAATTAaagtaaagagaaaaaaaaaagtctgagACCAAAACTAAGAGAAGCATAATAGTTGTGGAGTCAAAAgtttaaaactttttatttagaattttggGTTAGAGATTTAATAGCTAATCTTCTATATGATGATGACACTACTGTTACCATTTTAAATGAATAGTCAGTCACATGATCGAATTCTGGGGTGGTGGGAGCATTTATTCATGGGCTAAAAAAGATTGAGAAGGTAAAAAACGGATACTACTttgtaaataattgttaaaaaaaaaaacaaagatgatggaatataaattgtattataatttttagtatattaagcaaataaattatgaataccatatagttattttttttttgaaaattatatagttattTATTAACACGGTTAAACCATAACCTTTGCCAAATTAAACACAATCAGAACActattatgaattttaattactctcttaattgaaaaatagaaaaactcattccctaataaaataagggtttcattccatCATTCATTCTTAATTGAAAAACccaacatgcaaaatactttcaccaaaccGAATTACCATTACAAgtgtatttgatactcattccaattctaattttcatgtgcgaaccaaacacaccctaaataattCACTTTTTAAGTAAGTGTTTGACAGACAAATATGAAATGGATTGAAAATTCAAGCTAGCATAGGATAACGCCAATATACATACCACTTGTCAAAGAgaagagttatatatataacaatgctCCAGAAATGAGAATCCAgatcttttgtttttattgcCATTTGATTCCTGCATgagaaaagtatataaaattaCTTTAGCAATTACTTACATTGTTTGACCTGACTTAAGTTTTTAATAAACACAGGAATTATGTCTTTATGCCTTAAGAAACATCACTACTTTCCGGACTAATCAAAGCAAATCAGCGAGAAGACCAAAGTACATAGAATTTAGGAAGAAAACACATCTTTCTGGCGGCCTGCCATctatttttgtattgtttttttccTCAACTCCAAACCCAAATctctcaatttaatcatcattaATTGATTTAATTCCCTTTTGTCCACGCTTGATCATTTCCTATCTACCCTCATTTATAAACATGCAAAGTCACTGCAGATTTGGGTGAgggaaaaaagggaaaaatggCCAGGTTCAAGAAGGGTGCAGATAACAGGAACCTGGAGAACATCATGGACACAGACAAAGCTGCAAAGATTATTggaaagaataataataataataatgttgggGCAAAGCAGCGATCGCGAAAGCTGATCCCGGGGCAAGGCCTGGAGTTCAACAACCTGTCTTACAGTGTGATGAAGAAGCAGAAGAAGGATGGTGTGTGGATCAACAAGGAGGCTTATCTGCTTCACGATATCTCCGGGCAGGCCATCAGAGGTGAAGTTATGGCCATCATGGGGCCTAGTGGTGCCGGGAAGTCCACTTTTCTTGATGCCTTGGCTGGCCGGATTGCCCGTGGGAGTCTTGAAGGAACTGTCAGGATTAATGGCAAACCAGTCAGTatttctgatctatctgtttccTTTATCTTTGTGTTTGTTGGAGTGAGGCCAGTAATGGCCAAATCCAGCACCATGTAGTTAGGACGCTATTGGGCAGAGGTTAGTgatgaagggccaagtccagcactaTGTAGTTAGCGTGATTGTTGGCACAAGTCAATTACCATGTGGCTCGCGAGATTGTTGGCGTAAGCCAGGGCCAAATCCAGCACCATATGGTTAGGGAACTATTGGGTGGAGGCCgatgaagggtcaagtccaacaccatGTGACTTGCGGGATTGTTGGCGGAGGCCAGTGAAgagtcaagtccagcaccatgtgGCTAGggttgttgggcagaggccggtgaagggccaagtccagcagtATGTGACTAGCGTGCTTGTTAGGGAGGTCAGTGAAAGGCTAAGTCTAGCACCATGTGACTAAGGAATTGTTGGACGGAGGTTGGTGAAGGACCAAGTCCAACACCTAGTGCGAAAAATTGTTGGGTGAAGGttggtgaagggccaagtctaaCTCTCGAAAATATGATGGTGGTCTTTGCGCCTTGATCCTAACGATGTTGAGCATAAAATAATCTCTTAACTTAATCTTTTAGTTGAAATAGTACACTTTATCAGCTAAGCCATTGCCCTTTTCTTACTACTTTTGATGCATAAAATCAGGTCACAACAAGCTATATGAAGATGATATCTTCATATGTGATGCAAGATGACCAGCTTTTCGCCATGCTGACAGTCTTTGAGACCTTCATGTTTGCTGCAGAAGTGAGGCTCCCACCATCAATTCCCCGagatgagaagaagaagagagtgaACGAGCTCCTCGATCAACTAGGCCTAACGGTATACATACTAAGATTATATTCCTCTCGTCTtttatcatataatatataaaacataaatgtgtagtccCGTATCTGCAGAGTTGTGCACATACTTACATCGGGGACGAAGGGAGGAGAGGTGTATCGGGTGGAGAGCGACGAAGGGTGTCCATAGGAATTGACATTATCCACAAACCTTCACTTCTGTTTCTTGATGAGCCAACTTCAGGCCTTGACTCCACCAGTGCTTACAGTGTTGTTGAAAAGGTTAAAGACATTGCTAAGAGTGGCAGTATAGTCCTGATGACCATTCACCAACCCTCTTTCAGAATCCAGGTTCTCCTTGATCAGATCACGGTTCTTGCTAggtaattaacaaattagaacTCAAGAATTATCATCAACATTCGAATCCTAGCTTCAACACTCAACACTTACAATATTGGGGAAACCCATGCCAAAGTGTCAAAGTAATCAGGcggttgacttggtaaccataaggttacaagtttgatttcTAGCGGTACAATTGTTATATAGTGGAactgtagaccctggtccaatacaaagaatttgatttcataaggtacataattcatgATCATAATGCAGAGaattattaatatgaattctgtgtattatgttaagtgtttatgcgTCTTCggctatataattatattctgtccattataaacatgaattctgtactttATGAAATCAACTTCTGTATATTAGACCAAGGTTTATAGTGCATTTTGGaccttggtccacgatataaattgccctagCGATAGCAacctattgatttttttttttggattgagTAGGTCAGCTAAGGGCAACTTAGGTTTTGTTTACCTCCTTGTCGTGTAATTCTTTTATAACTAGGGTCAACTATGGACAATTTAGattggtttacttctttgtgATTATTTGTTGGCTAGTATCACAAGGTGAGATTTATGTGCACTTCCTTGTGGTGTAGTCCTTTGTTGGCAAGGGACATCTAGGTTGGTAAGATGTGGTTTACCTCCGTGTGGTCTGGATAGGGTCACATGGGGATGACTATGGTTTGGTTCTAACTGAACCGTTTTATATTGGAATCAAACGAAACTGGAACAGTCCCCGATTCAAAATCGAAACCCTAGTTCCAGATATTATAGAACCAGAACCAGAATCAATCTTGAGCATGACTAGAGTTACAAGATGAGGTTTACTATTATCATTCCACATTCTTGATCAAACTCCTTATTGACACCTGATTTTGATGGCAGGGGAAGGCTGGTATATTCCGGGAGTCCAAATGATTTAAGCGGTTTCCTGAGTGGGTTTGGAAGGCCAGTTCCAGATGGGGAAAACGGATTGGAATATCTCCTAGATGTGATCAAAGAGTACGATGAATCAACCGTGGGGCTCGATCCTCTTGTCCAGTATCAATTCGACGGCGTTAAACCCAATCAATTCTCCATGAACACCGTCCCCAAAACACCCAAAACCATCAAAACCCCCCGCAATCACCCCAAGTCCCCCTGGATCAAACCCATGAGCTTCATAAGCAGCCAATTCTCCATCGGAAACTCCGCAGCAGATTACGGCCACGAAGAAGACGACGACGACGATGATTTCACCAACTCCCTGGAACGCAAAACCGCCCACACCCCAATGCAGAGCGGCGTGTACAACCCGCGCTTAGCTTCCCATTTCTACAAAGACTTCTCCGTTTGGGTCTACAATGGCGTCAAAGGCACCCCTCGTCGCCAACCCACATGGACTCCGGCGAGAACCCCCGGAGTTTCCGGTTACAGAACCCCCGGAATTTCCGGTGTCCGCCCCAATTTCAGCCCTGAACCGCCGTCATTCTCCTCCTATGCGCCTTCTTCGTTTGAAATTGAAGAAATCCTGGATGAGCCTGAAAACAGGGAGAAATTCGCCAATCCATGGATCCGAGAAGTTGCGGTTTTATGCTGGAGAACAACCCTAAATGTGATTAGAACCCCGGAACTTTTCCTCTCCAGGGAAATAGTGTTAACAGTAATGGCCCTAGTTCTCTCCTCTTTGTTCAAAAACCTCCACCATTTCAATTTCCTCACCATAAACCGCCTCCTAAACTTCTACATCTTCACCATCTGCCTCGTCTTCTTCTCCTCAAACGACGCCGTTCCGACTTTCATCCAAGAGCGCTTCATCTTCATCCGCGAAACCTCCCACAACTCCTACCGAGCCTCCTCTTACGTCATCTCCTCTCTCCTCGTCTACCTCCCCTTCTTCGCCATCCAAGGGTTCACATTCGCCGTCATCACCAAATTCATCCTCCACCTCAACAGCAGCCTCGTCAATTTCTGGCTAATCCTCTACGCTTCGCTCATCACCACCAACGCCTACGTCATGCTCGTCAGCTCCATGGTCCCCAGCTACATCACCGGCTACGCGATCGTCATAGCCACCACCGCGCTCTTCTTCCTCACCTGCGGGTTTTTCCTGAAGAGGACGCAGATCCCTTCCGTCTGGATCTGGCTCCATTACATCTCTGCGATTAAGTACCCGTTTGAGGCGCTGTTGATCAACGAATTTAGGGTTTCTAAGAGGTGTTACACTGGCGAAATCTCGGAGCTCTCGCCTGGGCCTTTGGGGGATGTGAAGAGAAGTTCTACGGCGTGTGGGGCGGGGTTGGAGGGGAGAGATGTTCTTAACTCCATGGATATCCATGGAGGTAGTATCTGGATTGATATTGCTATCTTGCTGGCCTGGGGAGTTCTTTATCGTTTCCTGTTCTATTTTGTTCTCAGATTCTACTCCAAGAATGAGAGGAAATGAGGATTTTTAggtctttatatattttttggaatTTAAACTTTCATAAAAGCTATTCATTATTCCTGATTgtaatgaatataatgtatgcTTCTGCTTCTGTCTCACATAATACTTGCGTTATGTCATAATGTAGCAATTCACCTACTATAGTAGCTATAATAATGAGCAGAAATTCTCCTACTGGTTTCATGACTGCCTGACTGGTAGTTAGCAAGCCCGACTGGTCAACATAACCTCAAAGGTACTTATAGTAGATATGAAAGGCTAAGGAAACAGGGAAATATggacagctcaactggtcacatgggtgaagtttgaaaaaatagatatgggagcaatctctcaaagtgagatacttattgttggaaaaataggtTTCTCTTTACGAGCCCAGCTAGCAAATTAATGTAAAAaattactgttccaaaaaccaTAAGTTTGGAGATGAATCTTTGATTTCTCAAATTTTGAAAGCTTACAGATGAACCTTTGATTTCTCTCACCTCCATGTGGCAATTTCATCCTCAAAAATCGTGAAAAGAACACTAGTGTGGGTGGATGCTCTTATGCCCTCcgaggggtatttatacaccATAAACTACAAGTAAACGATCACCTTAATGTTCCTTAATCACGCCTAATAAATACAAGAAATGTAACTACCATAACCGCCCCTAATCAAGCCTCCATCATTGAGAGAATCTGACTAGGTGCAATTAGTCCCCAATCCATCAGCTCCGAAAGGAGCGATTAAGTAAATAGAGTATGATTCTCGTAAGTTTTTCTAGTGCTCGCACCACACAACTAGCTGATCACTCACCGTGATTTACCCCTCAACTATCCTGTCAAACCGAGTGTGGGGACCTTAAGGAAGAAGGAATTTCGCCTTTGTGAACAAGTTACCTAGTGCATATTTTCAAATAGTGGTTACAAGCCTGAAACCAAATCAAAGAGCATTAACATAACTGAATCTTGAAGATAAAGAAGCTTTGCCAAAAGATGCAgcaatatatcatatatatttcaacaCATGACGAAGATTGATCTGAAGTAACCATTAACACAAAATTTTCCACAACATATAATGTTGGCTACAAGCTGCCCAATGGCAAAGCATAATACATGGATGTAGAGGTAGGCAACAAACAATAATGTGTTCTACttagtataataaaaacacTTTCTACAGTATACTGAAGAAAGGCAACCTACAAATGCTTCTATATAATACTGGGATGAAAAGTCTTAGGACACAACTGAGCAAAAGGAACACCTTGAATCCCATCCCATCTAAGGAATATCTAGGATTTAGGTGAAAACAAATACATTTGTTTCAGCAAAAGGGACCATTGCAGACACCCCTTCACCCAATATCTATTTAATTATACTGCTTCAATCTCACAGCTCTGATCTTCACACTAACTGGTGGCGGGCAGAGAACTCGAGCCCAAACTGTTCATAGAGAAGCTTTGCCCGGGCTTGTTGCATTCCAGGTACAGCTTGCTCAAGTAGGGCGATGCACTCATTACCCTGGATCCAAAAGTGAAAACAATTTTAGCTTTAGACTcgttgaaaataaattttgcaTCGAAGCCAGGTAGAGCCAAGGGGTGGAGGGTTTAAAAATCTCGAGTAATTATGGTGATAGTTGTATCAAAGCAATGGTTGATGACAAAAATGATGGCGAGACGATTACCTTTCCTTGCGCTTCTCAAGAAACCGAGCCAAGGAGGCCTTGCGAGCTTGAGGAACAGCTAAAGACAGAGAGAGAAATTGGAGAACATTAGGGcgatatatataaacagaaatATGCTTTTAAATGTTTCTCTAGGCTGAAAGTAAGAGTTATTAGTTTGCTTAAAAGAATTAAAACCTACCTGATGGAATTAAGGTGGCCCGAATAGACCCTGGTGAAACAGCTTTGAGAGGCTCCGCTTTGATAGGTTGAGATGCCACAACGCCTATCGTTT
It includes:
- the LOC116032884 gene encoding ABC transporter G family member 17-like translates to MARFKKGADNRNLENIMDTDKAAKIIGKNNNNNNVGAKQRSRKLIPGQGLEFNNLSYSVMKKQKKDGVWINKEAYLLHDISGQAIRGEVMAIMGPSGAGKSTFLDALAGRIARGSLEGTVRINGKPVTTSYMKMISSYVMQDDQLFAMLTVFETFMFAAEVRLPPSIPRDEKKKRVNELLDQLGLTSCAHTYIGDEGRRGVSGGERRRVSIGIDIIHKPSLLFLDEPTSGLDSTSAYSVVEKVKDIAKSGSIVLMTIHQPSFRIQVLLDQITVLARGRLVYSGSPNDLSGFLSGFGRPVPDGENGLEYLLDVIKEYDESTVGLDPLVQYQFDGVKPNQFSMNTVPKTPKTIKTPRNHPKSPWIKPMSFISSQFSIGNSAADYGHEEDDDDDDFTNSLERKTAHTPMQSGVYNPRLASHFYKDFSVWVYNGVKGTPRRQPTWTPARTPGVSGYRTPGISGVRPNFSPEPPSFSSYAPSSFEIEEILDEPENREKFANPWIREVAVLCWRTTLNVIRTPELFLSREIVLTVMALVLSSLFKNLHHFNFLTINRLLNFYIFTICLVFFSSNDAVPTFIQERFIFIRETSHNSYRASSYVISSLLVYLPFFAIQGFTFAVITKFILHLNSSLVNFWLILYASLITTNAYVMLVSSMVPSYITGYAIVIATTALFFLTCGFFLKRTQIPSVWIWLHYISAIKYPFEALLINEFRVSKRCYTGEISELSPGPLGDVKRSSTACGAGLEGRDVLNSMDIHGGSIWIDIAILLAWGVLYRFLFYFVLRFYSKNERK